Within Cellulophaga sp. L1A9, the genomic segment TACGGTAAATTATTTTTTTTAATCTATGCTATAACCATACCAAAGGTATTTTACCGGAATAACATGACAGAATGAACTAAAATAAACAGCAAAATCAGAAAAGCTGTCAATGAAGTTCAAAATTAAGTAAAAAAAAAGCCTCATATGAGACTTTTTTAATGTTATTGCGTTAATATTTTAATATTCGTCCTCGTTCCAGAGGTAATCTTCTTCCGTTGGGTAGTCTGGCCAAATTTCTTCGATAGATTCGTAAATTTCACCGCCTTCTTCTTCCATAGACTGTAGATTTTCTACAACCTCAAGTGGAGCTCCGGTTCTAATTGCGTAATCGATCAATTCGTCTTTGGTAGCTGGCCAAGGTGCATCGCTTAAGTAAGATGCTAATTCTAAAGTCCAATACATGTTAGTGGTATTATTTTAATTTTTTTGCAAAACTAAATTTTAAAATGATATATCCAAGTTTTTTCGTAGTTATTAATAAATTATTTTTTTCATAATAAGTTATTCTACTGATATACAGTAATTTGTGATTATTTTTTTTCTGGAATCCATTTTATTTCTTCAACGTTTAAATGTGCAGATAAACCGCGACCTAACATAAAGAGATAATCTGACAATCTATTGAGGTAACGTAAAACATTTGCTTCAATGGGTTCATTTTCATTTAAGTGGGATGAAATGCGCTCGGCTCTTCTACATACCGTTCTGGCAATATGACAGTATGACACCGTTGTATGGCCTCCAGGTAAAATAAAATGTGTCATAGGTGGTAAGTTAGCCTCTATTGCATCCATTTCTTGTTCTAGAAGTAAAATATCATTAGCGCTAATTTTATCAATATTTAAGCGTTCTTTTCCGTTTTTTAGCACAGCTTTTTCAGGGGCTGTGGCTAAAATTGCACCGGCAATAAATAATTTATGTTGAATTATAGTAAGGATATCTTTAGAATGCGAATCTATTTCTTGATCTCTAATCAATCCAATCCAAGAATTTAATTCATCAACAGTTCCATAGCTTTCAATTCTAATATGATGTTTTGCTACGCGAGTGCCTCCGAAAAGTGCTGTTGTGCCTTTATCTCCTGTTTTTGTATAAATCTTCATTGCCTCTTTTTTTAGTATGCGTACTTCTTTTAAACCTTTAGCGTTTATCACGATCCATAAATCTACGGCCTTTTCGTTCTTTTGTTCTTTTTTTGTTTTTAAGAAGATTCATTACAAAAATTACAGCCAAGACGGCAAATGAGATGTAGATGATGTATTTCATTTTTTAATAGAATTTAAACTAAAATTAAAGGTTTATATCCGAATCTTAAAATGTTCCTTTGCTTGTTCTCTTCTGAAAAATAACATACCGCAGTAAAATGTGTCGATACTTACGGTTACTTTTTTTAAAGCGATAAGCTTGTTCCAGTGATTGTAATTCTTATGAATG encodes:
- a CDS encoding DUF2795 domain-containing protein, which codes for MYWTLELASYLSDAPWPATKDELIDYAIRTGAPLEVVENLQSMEEEGGEIYESIEEIWPDYPTEEDYLWNEDEY
- a CDS encoding cob(I)yrinic acid a,c-diamide adenosyltransferase, encoding MKIYTKTGDKGTTALFGGTRVAKHHIRIESYGTVDELNSWIGLIRDQEIDSHSKDILTIIQHKLFIAGAILATAPEKAVLKNGKERLNIDKISANDILLLEQEMDAIEANLPPMTHFILPGGHTTVSYCHIARTVCRRAERISSHLNENEPIEANVLRYLNRLSDYLFMLGRGLSAHLNVEEIKWIPEKK